In a genomic window of Ranitomeya imitator isolate aRanImi1 chromosome 5, aRanImi1.pri, whole genome shotgun sequence:
- the SDE2 gene encoding splicing regulator SDE2 has protein sequence MAAAVVWVREAASGRVLVCDAPAGAVVRDLLPVSDPRGPLSDFYVKCNGHRVGAEEALRSGLVYSIEPRLCGGKGGFGSMLRALGAQIEKTTNREACRDLSGRRLRDVNHEKAMAEWIKKQAEREAEKEQRRLERLKRKLAEPKHYFTDPEYHRQCSDMSERLEDSVIKGLQASSSSAVSADSSDTRKRKKEINSSKKESGKKKCYWTGLEGLEASSSSDSGSESGSESPSTSASCSSSDSDSDGPAQCPSTDPSSENSPECSRAGSSQAADVEQAMCDPEERARCAPSITVTEPSTEADGSMLESTDVEKPMVDPEPEKPPATVDAEQETPSGVAASFDLHAVTSVSDLEVLGLEKLKVELMALGLKCGGTLQERAARLFSVRGLNREQIDPSLFAKPSKARKK, from the exons ATGGCTGCAGCTGTAGTGTGGGTGAGAGAGGCTGCGAGCGGCCGGGTGTTGGTGTGTGACGCCCCGGCAGGAGCGGTGGTGCGGGATCTGCTGCCCGTCAGTGACCCG CGGGGACCTCTGAGTGATTTTTACGTGAAGTGCAATGGACATCGCGTCGGCGCAGAGGAGGCGCTGCGGAGCGGACTGGTGTACAGCATTGAGCCGCGGCTATGTGGCGGAAAAGGAG GGTTCGGCTCCATGCTTCGTGCGCTTGGTGCACAGATCGAGAAGACAACAAACAGGGAGGCCTGTCGTGACCTCAGCGGCCGGCGACTCCGAGATGTCAACCACGAGAAGGC CATGGCAGAATGGATAAAGAAACAAGCAGAGCGTGAAGCCGAAAAAGAGCAGCGGCGCCTGGAAAGACTGAAACGCAAACTGGCTGAGCCAAAACATTACTTCACGGATCCAGAGTATCATCGGCAGTGCAGCGACATGTCAGAGAGGCTGGAGGACTCCGTCATTAAAG GATTACAGGCTTCCTCCAGCTCAGCAGTTTCTGCAGATTCAAGTGACACCCGAAAACGCAAGAAAGAAATTAACAGCAGCAAAAAGGAGTCTGGGAAAAAGAAATGCTACTG GACGGGATTGGAGGGCTTAGAAGCGTCATCCAGTTCTGACAGCGGGAGTGAGAGCGGTTCTGAGTCCCCCTCTACGTCTGCATCGTGTAGCAGCTCTGACAGTGATTCTGATGGACCGGCACAATGTCCGTCCACTGATCCATCCTCTGAAAACAGCCCAGAATGCAGCAGGGCTGGAAGTTCCCAGGCGGCAGATGTGGAGCAAGCAATGTGCGACCCCGAAGAGCGAGCACGGTGCGCCCCCAGTATTACAGTGACTGAGCCCAGTACTGAAGCAGACGGCTCCATGCTAGAGTCTACAGATGTGGAAAAGCCAATGGTCGACCCAGAGCCAGAGAAACCACCTGCTACTGTGGACGCAGAGCAAGAAACTCCCAGCGGG GTTGCGGCTTCCTTTGACCTCCATGCGGTCACTTCTGTTTCAGATTTGGAAGTGCTGGGGCTGGAAAAGTTGAAGGTGGAACTCATGGCACTCGGCCTGAAATGCGGAGGAACTCTACAGGAGCGCGCGGCCCGGCTCTTCTCAGTGCGTGGACTCAATAGAGAACAGATAGACCCTTCACTGTTTGCCAAACCAAGCAAAGCAAGGAAGAAATAG